The following coding sequences lie in one Fusarium poae strain DAOMC 252244 chromosome 1, whole genome shotgun sequence genomic window:
- a CDS encoding hypothetical protein (TransMembrane:9 (o267-286i298-320o326-348i360-377o397-417i424-443o449-474i509-527o539-558i)~BUSCO:10667at5125), with product MAANTRRRITLPDPSADERRPLLSRLSTGGGPENREALYSCMTDPHSHLPVYTNIHRIRRDIISVVEDYLSLAQLQDLRINVTVVRPLVDKFFGLNDISIIYCLLVNRAQFLDEQSHLSNRNNVNFTRATLCELIATRILRRFGEMHDDGHDGLLLLAHILVAGFEPFQNAPEEIRDEAERTTSWVDYKTLPSLEIAIVTESKHFLSSATCEKVVNAIYEGRIVYTPSTFWDIIPDHYKLKPISIYDPRDSPLLNQYRLIVPRTRNVLESIQFATLLALYVAVMVLRRKNRYGPTEAAFSIFAFGWGLDQFATILAHGWNVYTQNLWSFLDVTFIFIYWGYLILRFLGWKLGDTNLDEQAFDVLALAAPVLVPRLAFNLLRDNLVFLSLRSMMADFFFLTALSAWCFLGFLLSLLWLGEGAHPLLTISKWMIYIWFGLDGTGIQRSTEFHWLLGPSVMVAFAFLGNTLFLTILVSMLSNTFSNISTNAIQEISFRRAVLTLEGVKADAVFAYQPPFNIIAVFLFIPLKFVVSPRWFHKIHVAAVKILNLPLLLIIAVAERRLLWPARIIEDPNEIKAPLPTKSQFWKKWRLTVHRDLRAVFQVPPPDAVHDDIAVDDDLTHHLIRRQFTRGATNEIEPRNPEPHARPDPGGRRPSRRDSMFPGIPAQKLRGSFSENDMFEGTSDRLAKMEKSIRRMEAMLSRLVPSVEDAISDSELEESGTLGGENTAESSFRRSEDQTSWGIMQV from the exons ATGGCAGCCAATACTCGCCGGCGCATCACGTTGCCGGACCCCTCAGCGGATGAACGTCGTCCTTTACTGAGTAGGCTCAGTACTGGCGGCGGCCCAGAGAACCGCGAGGCCCTGTATAGCTGCATGACAGACCCCCATAGCCATTTGCCCGTGTATACCAACATTCACCGTATCCGTCGCGATATCATCAGCGTCGTTGAGGATTATCTGAGCCTCGCCCAGCTGCAGGACCTGAGAATTAATGTGACAGTCGTGCGGCCGCTGGTTGATAAGTTCTTTGGCCTCAACGACATTTCTATCA TCTACTGCTTGCTGGTCAACCGTGCACAGTTTCTGGACGAGCAGTCTCACTTGAGCAATCGTAACAATGTTAACTTCACTCGTGCCACTCTTTGTGAGCTGATTGCTACGCGCATTCTACGACGCTTTGGTGAAATGCACGATGACGGTCACGATGGTCTCCTCTTACTCGCTCATATCCTCGTTGCAGGCTTCGAGCCCTTCCAGAATGCTCCTGAAGAGATTCGGGACGAGGCAGAAAGGACGACTTCCTGGGTTGATTATAAGACACTGCCTTCTCTAGAGATTGCTATCGTTACAGAGAGCAAGCACTTTCTCAGCTCGGCGACTTGTGAAAAAGTCGTCAACGCAATCTACGAAGGTCGAATTGTTTATACTCCCTCGACGTTCTGGGACATCATCCCTGATCATTACAAGCTGAAGCCTATCTCTATCTACGACCCTCGCGACTCACCCCTCCTCAACCAGTACCGTCTGATCGTCCCTCGTACCAGAAATGTTCTCGAATCCATTCAATTTGCTACGTTGCTCGCCCTCTATGTTGCGGTTATGGTTCTTAGAAGGAAGAACCGCTATGGACCAACTGAAGCTGCGTTTTCAATCTTTGCTTTTGGATGGGGATTAGATCAGTTTGCTACCATTTTGGCACACGGATG GAATGTGTACACCCAGAACCTTTGGTCATTCCTCGATGTAacctttatctttatttactgGGGATATCTGATCCTGCGGTTCCTGGGTTGGAAACTGGGCGATACCAACTTGGACGAGCAAGCATTTGATGTGCTTGCACTCGCAGCTCCCGTATTAGTTCCGCGTCTGGCGTTTAACTTGCTCAGAGACAATTTGGTGTTTTTGTCTCTCAGGTCAATGATGGCAgactttttcttcctcacgGCTCTCTCCGCCTGGTGCTTCTTGGGATTCTTGCTTTCTCTACTCTGGCTTGGCGAGGGAGCACACCCTCTTCT GACAATATCGAAATGGATGATATACATCTGGTTTGGATTAGATGGCACAGGTATCCAACGATCG ACCGAGTTTCACTGGTTACTGGGACCCAGTGTCATGGTTGCGTTTGCTTTCCTCGGAAACACTCTCTTCCTTACCATTCTGGTCTCCATGTTATCCAACACCTTTAGTAACATTTCGACAAACGCTATACAAGAGATCAGTTTCCGACGAGCTGTGCTCACTCTTGAAGGCGTCAAAGCTGACGCTGTCTTTGCATACCAACCCCCCTTCAACATCATTGCCGTCTTCTTATTCATCCCTCTCAAATTTGTTGTAAGCCCGCGCTGGTTCCACAAGATTCACGTTGCGGCCGTCAAGATCTTGAATCTGCCCCTGcttctcatcatcgctgTTGCTGAGCGTCGCCTACTCTGGCCTGCCCGAATAATTGAGGATCCTAACGAGATCAAAGCTCCACTGCCGACCAAGAGCCAGTTCTGGAAGAAATGGCGACTGACGGTCCATCGAGATTTACGTGCTGTGTTTCAAGTCCCGCCACCTGACGCAGTACACGACGATATTGCTGTCGACGATGACCTCACTCACCATCTCATCCGTCGCCAGTTCACACGCGGAGCTACAAACGAGATAGAGCCGCGAAACCCGGAGCCTCATGCCCGTCCTGACCCTGGAGGCCGACGACCATCTAGACGAGACTCTATGTTTCCAGGTATTCCGGCACAGAAGCTGCGTGGATCTTTCTCCGAAAATGATATGTTCGAGGGGACATCAGATAGATTGGCgaaaatggaaaagtcaATAAGGCGTATGGAGGCTATGCTGTCGCGCCTGGTACCATCTGTCGAAGATGCCATCAGTGACTCGGAGCTGGAGGAGAGCGGCACATTGGGAGGGGAGAACACGGCAGAGTCCTCATTTAGAAGATCAGAAGACCAAACATCATGGGGAATTATGCAAGTCTAG
- a CDS encoding hypothetical protein (BUSCO:45921at5125), producing the protein MLPTPDTSHVPYERVYEPAEDSYLLLDTLSSASETEYLQNAFPDATPLVVEVGTGSGVVLAFVHAHAQKLFGTRQVLTAGIDMNAFACRATVGTVAKAESDNPDSHASYLGSCMGDLTTSWREGTIDVLIFNPPYVPTPEMPARPEEFIADDLGVTAKTSFDDDSYLLALSYAGGVDGMETTDRLIEALPRTLSRRGCAYLLLCAQNKPDQVKSRIEGFGPEWRAQTVGTSGKQAGWEKLQIVRIWRDYVNAAE; encoded by the coding sequence ATGCTTCCCACTCCGGATACTTCCCATGTCCCATATGAGCGGGTCTACGAACCAGCTGAAGACTCGTATCTCCTTTTAGACACACTCTCGTCTGCTTCCGAGACCGAGTATTTACAAAATGCCTTTCCAGATGCTACGCCTCTAGTGGTGGAGGTCGGTACAGGCTCAGGGGTTGTCCTCGCTTTTGTGCATGCGCATGCGCAGAAGCTCTTTGGAACACGCCAGGTCCTCACAGCCGGCATTGATATGAATGCGTTTGCATGCCGTGCGACTGTTGGGACAGTAGCAAAGGCAGAGTCTGACAATCCCGACTCTCACGCCTCGTACTTGGGCTCGTGTATGGGAGATCTCACAACCTCGTGGCGTGAGGGCACCATTGATGTTCTCATCTTCAACCCTCCATATGTGCCGACGCCTGAGATGCCTGCCAGGCCAGAAGAATTTATTGCAGACGACTTGGGAGTTACCGCAAAGACCTCCTTTGATGACGACTCATACCTCCTGGCTTTGTCGTACGCAGGCGGCGTGGACGGCATGGAGACAACAGACAGGCTGATTGAGGCACTGCCACGAACTCTGTCCCGTCGTGGCTGTGCTTATCTCCTTCTTTGCGCACAAAACAAGCCTGACCAAGTCAAGAGTCGGATCGAGGGATTCGGACCTGAATGGCGGGCTCAAACTGTTGGTACAAGTGGCAAGCAGGCCGGATGGGAGAAGCTGCAGATCGTGCGGATATGGCGAGACTATGTAAACGCTGCGGAATAA
- the SMD1 gene encoding mRNA splicing protein smd1 (BUSCO:58049at5125) — translation MKLVRFLMKCANETVTIELKNGTIIHGTISSVSPQMNTALRNVKMTIKGQEPISLETMNIRGSTIRYFILPDSLPLDTLLIDDAPKPKNKARKEAADRGARGGRGRGGPRGRGRGGGGRGRGGRP, via the exons ATGAAGCTCGTTCG ATTCCTCATGAAATGCGCCAACGAGACGGTGACAATTGAGTTGAAAAATG GCACCATCATCCACGGCACAATCTCCTCCGTCTCCCCCCAGATGAACACGGCTCTCCGCAATGTCAAGATGACCATCAAGGGCCAGGAGCCCATTTCCCTCGAGACCATGAACATCCGAGGTTCTACAATCCGATACTTTATCCTCCCCGATTCACTACCTCTCGACACACTACTCATCGACGACGcgcccaagcccaagaacAAGGCCCGCAAGGAGGCAGCGGACCGCGGTGCCCGGGGAGGACGAGGCAGAGGTGGTCCCAGGGGACGTGGACGCGGCGGTGGTGGTCGTGGCCGCGGAGGACGACCTTAG
- a CDS encoding hypothetical protein (BUSCO:7495at5125) — translation MITGRGGAGARGRIRPPRRIVRSTDAGEGSDFEACWTMLREALTDIHKKNCSKLSFEELYRAAYKIVLKKKGEVLYEKVKAFEQDWFAENVIPEITALVTKSLINIGGTSVHERRQTGERFLKGLRDKWEDHNMSMNMTADILMYLDRGYTQLEAQRVPIFATTIALFRDNILRSSLETNHKVIDILISVVLDQINMEREGDIIDRNLIRSCTRMLSSLYETEDEKESDKLYTTVFEPRFLDNSKTYYATECEKLLRESDAGAWLRHTQTRLNEEIDRCGTTIESETLSKVTSTIDQELIIKHLGEFIALEGSGLKWMIDNDKVEELSILYRLISRVDSTKASLREILQRRVVELGLEIEKVLKNTDFSAGQADGEDGEGGKGKTLNPAAQQTAAAIKWVDDVLRLKDKFDNLWTRCFQDDLIIQSALTKSFSDFINMFNRSSEYVSLFIDDNLKRGIKGKTEAEVDVVLEKAIVLIRYLQDRDLFQTYYQRHLARRLLHGKSESHDVEKQIISRMKQELGQQFTSKFEGMFRDLVTSTELTTGYRDHIRNVGDGSKTIDLNINVLTTNYWPPEVMGRTAQIGEGSRVTCTYPPDLQRLQASFEQFYLNDRNGRKLTWIGTTGSSDIKCTFPAIAGKSGPLSRERRYEINVPTFGMVVMLLFNDLEDDQSLTFEEIQAKTNMSSQDLMRTLTAIAVAPKSRVLLKDPANKFVKPGDKFTFNASFQSKTIRIKAPIINAVSKVEDTSERKTTEEKNNQTRAHIVDAAIVRIMKSRKELSHSQLTSEVLTQLSGRFKPEISLIKKRIEDLIAREYLERPDEDGAPSLYRYVA, via the exons ATGATTACAGGTCGCGGAGGAGCCGGCGCTCGAGGGCGGATTAGACCCCCTCGTCGCATCGTACGT TCCACCGACGCTGGCGAAGGTTCCGACTTTGAGGCATGCTGGACAATGCTGAGGGAAGCACTTACGGATATCCACAAGAAGAACTGCAGCAAGCTATCTTTCGAAGAACTATACCGGGCAGCCTACAAAATAGTCCTCAAGAAAAAGGGCGAGGTCCTCTACGAGAAGGTGAAAGCCTTTGAGCAAGATTGGTTTGCTGAAAACGTTATCCCTGAAATCACAGCACTTGTCACCAAGAGCCTGATCAACATCGGAGGCACATCGGTCCACGAGAGGCGGCAGACTGGGGAAAGATTCCTCAAAGGTCTGCGCGACAAATGGGAGGACCACAACATGTCCATGAATATGACGGCGGACATACTCATGTACCTCGATCGTGGCTATACCCAGCTCGAAGCGCAACGAGTTCCCATTTTCGCCACCACCATTGCACTTTTCCGAGATAATATTCTTCGTTCATCCTTAGAAACCAATCACAAGGTCATCGATATCCTAATATCCGTTGTCCTCGACCAGATCAACATGGAGCGCGAAGGAGATATCATAGATCGAAATCTTATTCGAAGCTGCACACGAATGCTCAGCAGTCTCTACGAAACCGAAGACGAGAAGGAAAGCGACAAGCTATACACCACAGTCTTTGAGCCCCGTTTTCTTGACAACAGTAAAACCTATTATGCCACCGAATGCGAGAAGCTACTACGCGAATCTGACGCTGGGGCCTGGCTTCGACACACCCAAACAAGGCTGAATGAGGAGATCGATCGCTGCGGAACCACAATCGAATCGGAGACGCTGTCAAAAGTCACATCAACTATTGATCAAGAGCTGATTATCAAGCATCTGGGCGAATTTATAGCACTCGAAGGGAGCGGATTGAAGTGGATGATTGACAACGACAAGGTTGAGGAGCTTTCTATCCTCTACAGGCTAATCTCCAGAGTAGATTCCACAAAGGCGTCTTTGCGTGAAATTCTGCAGCGCCGTGTGGTTGAGCTTGGCTTGGAGATCGAAAAGGTCTTGAAGAATACTGACTTCTCAGCTGGCCAAGCCGATGGAGAAGATGGTGAAGGCGGCAAAGGAAAGACCTTGAACCCAGCTGCACAGCAGACTGCTGCTGCAATCAAATGGGTCGATGATGTTCTCCGTCTGAAGGACAAGTTTGATAATCTCTGGACTCGTTGCTTCCAAGACGACCTGATCATCCAAAGCGCCTTGACCAAGAGCTTTTCCGATTTCATCAACATGTTCAATCGGAGCTCTGAATACGTCTCCCTGTTTATTGACGATAACCTTAAAAGAGGTATCAAGGGCAAGACAGAAGCGGAGGTggatgttgttcttgagaAGGCCATTGTCTTGATCCGGTACCTGCAAGACAGAGATCTGTTCCAAACATACTACCAGAGACATCTGGCTAGACGGCTACTTCACGGCAAGTCCGAAAGTCACGACGTCGAGAAGCAAATCATTTCTCGGATGAAGCAGGAGCTTGGACAGCAGTTTACCAGCAAGTTCGAAGGCATGTTCAGAGATCTGGTCACGTCTACGGAGCTCACTACTGGCTACCGTGATCATATTCGCAATGTTGGAGACGGTAGTAAGACTATCGACCTTAACATCAACGTTCTTACCACAAACTACTGGCCACCTGAGGTCATGGGGCGCACCGCACAAATTGGCGAGGGTTCTCGTGTTACTTGCACGTACCCACCTGATTTGCAACGACTACAGGCGAGCTTCGAGCAGTTCTATCTCAACGATCGTAATGGACGCAAGCTTACCTGGATTGGCACGACTGGTAGCTCTGATATCAAATGCACTTTCCCGGCCATCGCTGGGAAGTCTGGTCCTTTATCACGCGAGCGGAGATATGAGATCAACGTGCCAACATTTGGTATGGTGGTCATGCTTCTCTTCAATGACCTGGAAGATGACCAGTCCTTGACATTTGAGGAGATACAGGCCAAGACGAATATGTCGAGTCAGGATCTTATGAGGACGTTGACGGCTATTGCGGTGGCACCCAAGTCTCGTGTCCTGCTCAAGGATCCAGCCAATAAATTTGTGAAACCAGGCGACAAGTTTACTTTCAACGCATCCTTCCAGAGCAAGACTATCCGAATCAAAGCGCCCATCATTAATGCGGTGTCAAAGGTTGAAGACACGTCAGAGAGAAAGACTACTGAGGAAAAGAATAACCAAACGAGAGCTCACATTGTTGACGCAGCAATTGTGAGAATCATGAA ATCTCGAAAGGAGCTTTCGCATTCTCAGCTCACAAGCGAAGTTCTCACCCAGCTATCGGGTCGTTTTAAACCTGAAATCTCGCTCATCAAGAAGCGTATCGAAGATCTCATCGCTAGAGAATACCTCGAGCGTCCCGATGAGGACGGTGCGCCTTCTTTGTACCGCTATGTTGCATAA
- the LSM2 gene encoding U6 snRNA-associated Sm-like protein LSm2, with product MLFFSFFKTLIDHEVTVELKNDIQLKGILKSVDQYLNIKLDDIQVVEELKYPHLSSVKNVFIRGSVVRYVHLPGASVDTQLLEDATRRGKFYSFPSLSKAAAQQAKAK from the exons ATGCTCTTCTTCAG CTTTTTCAAGACCCTTATTGACCACGAGGTCACTGTTGAGCTCAAGAACGATATTCAGCTCAAGGGCATTCTCAAGAGTGTGGATCAGTACCTCAAcatcaagcttgatgatATTCAGGTTGTGGAGGAGCTCAAGTACCCTCATCTC AGCTCCGTCAAGAATGTCTTTATTAGAGGCTCTGTCGTGAGATATGTTCACCTCCCTGGTGCGTCGGTTGACACGCAGCTACTCGAGGACGCCACCCGAAGAGGCAAGTTttattcttttccttctctctcTA aagctgctgctcagCAGGCCAAGGCGAAATGA